Below is a genomic region from Raphanus sativus cultivar WK10039 chromosome 4, ASM80110v3, whole genome shotgun sequence.
taatatttaaatacatcacaataaaaaaactgtgcggattatcatctagttgTTAtgctaaaattatatatatcaaaatatattacacATCGATAAAACTTGGGAACTTaggtttttgattaaattaatGAGACATGTTTATGGAATGGGAAGAGTTAAAGGactatctttattttttatttttatttgaaattacaGATTGGTTTTTATATTACACCTTATTGTTTTTACAAATCATTTTAAGAGATATCATCACAACATATAGcatctatatttatataaagtatggTTTCTTTCCTCCTGGTGAAAACACATCAGCATCCATGTCACAAATTCAAGTGATGAGGAACTGACACCTGTCCTCTTAGTGAAACTCTGCGTTTGTTCCATTTACTATCGACATGCTTTTTGGGCTTGATTGGCGGAGGAGATGACGTTCCAGTTCCGTAACGGGGGCGTTGTGATCTCTGCGTCTTTAATCTTGCTGTCTTTAATCCCATTCAATCAGACGGCCACTAAGATATCTTCAGTTACGTTGTCCAGTCGCCGATTTTGTGTATAAATAGGTTCGTAATCTCATTTCTGCGAGTCGCGATCTCGAAATCTCCTGCTATCTATCTCTCTCATATTCTTCTCTTATATTGATTCGTCATTCGTCGGTTCAACATATCTTCATGTTGTCTGGATACAGAAATTGATTTTTCTATTCACGCTCCTCCTCTCATCGTTCACTGTAATCGGTTTCTGTTTGAAGTTTGTATTTTAGCTTTGAACTTCAATTGTGATCTGAGTGTGCTTCCTGATCATTGGAACAATCTTCGTTAATTCCTATTTTGATTTTGATCGCAGCATGATTATGAGAAGGTCAAACTTGGAGAGATTTGTGGGTGTATTTAATGGGAGACACATTAATACAGCATTCTGTTAGAAGAAGAAGTGTGGTGGCAGCTGGGAAAGATTCGTCTCCTAAGAGAAGCTTAGTAGCTGCTATTCCAAGAGCTGTTCACCAAACGATCGGTAAGCATGTTTCTTTCTCAAGAAACGGTGGAATTGGTGGAGGTGGCACATTGCAAAATGCAGCTGTTTTTGTACTCAAAGTTGCTGTTTTAGAAGTTGTCCGAAGAGTTTCAAAGGCAAAGTGGCCTCATTTGTGAACACTCTTCAGGCATTGCAGTGCTTCTGTTATCCTCCTCTTATGTGGACTCGGAGATGGGCTCCTTACAAGGACTTCATCAAGGCAGTGCAGGTTTACAACTTTATGATTCTAAGATGAACAAAACACTTAGTTTGAAACAATAATGATCCTAAGATGATCTGCTATGAATCTAAGATGATATCTCTTTATCTATACTGATCTGCTATGAATCTCCAATTTAATCTTTTATGCAGATGCTGTCTCGGCCATTATTGGTCCTCACGATTGTAGAGGCTCTCACAGACCAATCAGAGTCAAAGCAAGAAGCCCCAGGTGGTACTGCCTCTAATGCATCTTCAGAATCACAATCTGAGCCGCAGACTGACTCATTCTCTATCAGACATCAGGTACTTGATGTCTGTGTCTTATCTACAAAATTTAGTATGAAGCTCTTGAAAGTTTTGCAAAATCCCCTGAAATTATTAAACCACTTGACACAGTCATTTTCTGACTGTGTCAACTAGATATATCTCAAGCTAAAATGATGACTGAAGTATGTATTATCTCTTGATATACGATTTATTCTGGTGTTTTTCCTTCTGTCTCATCACGATGAGTTCTGTGTATTCTTTTTATGCTCAactattagttttatttatggGCACGAGTGACAAGTGATAACCATATGTAGCTGTAGTAAGTTCTTTTGTATAATGATAATCAATAATAGACGACTTATTTATGAATATCCTATCTCAACTTATTAAGTTGGCCAATAATGTATACGATAAATCAACTTCGCTATCCTGCatattcacagcaaaacaacaGATTCCTCATAAGTTCGACGTCCGCCCATCATCAAGGCCTATATTTCTTAGAGAGTACATCCCactaaccaaaataattaaactcAAATAACAATGAAATAATGTCCCGCCCAGGATCCTCCGATAGACTCAACTCGAAGATGCATGGCATGTTTACAGATGCAGCTTGGAACCCACAATCGAAGGCTGCTGGTCTTGTTTGGATCATCGATGATGCTGGATCATCAACCTCTCACTCAGCGACCGATACTTTTGTAGCGTTGCCCCTGATGGCGGAAACGTTGGCACTGAGAAGTGCCATGAACTATACTCTACATCGTGGGATAAGCGCTCTCCTGATCTTCTCTGATTCTCAGAATCTCATAGCTCTGGTGAATTCAAGGAGTCGTCATCTGGAAATCGCATCTCTCCTCAACGACATTTCTCATCTTTCATCTTGTTTTTCATTTGTTCAGTTTAAACATATCCCAAGACGGGATAATGTTAAGGCGGACTCCGTTGCCAAACAGGCTCTGTATcagatttaatttttaatgcaagtatggtttcaaaaaaaaaaaaactatatatttttaaacgtattgaaaaaattaaaatattttgtattgttttttttcaattgcatgaacatataaaaactaatatgatAGCAGATGaccaatacaaaaaaatatattaaaataactattccACTTAACTGAAATCAAAACATTGTCCAAATTCAAACAATCAAAACTGATCCACTTTGACATTCAACCTCCTAACATTGTGTACAAGGCATCTCCAATACATAATGCTATTTTAGTATCAAAACCATAATATTTGAATATAGTTTCAGCGTTAAAaaatgttattcaaccaaaacaccaaacttaacactaaaaactattttataatattatatatttatatttttatttgtcatttatttaattgtctattttattaataaactaaatgaatattttttattgaaatgaataattttttattgtgtTGAATAATgtcacaccaaatttggtgtgaaattataattttacactaaaataatataatttttagtgttgagatataattttttttggtatcacACTAAAATAGAGTTTTAGTGTTGGGTTGAACTGTTGAAGAATGCCTAACCATTATTAATAATGATCcccataaaatatataacaaaatttttgaaactaaaaacaATGTCAGTTAAAACACTTAACGGAAACAATACCCTAGAAATTAATCACACCATAGAAACATTCAAAATGAATGACAATTACACACCCTACACCTACGGCGATGAATCTATATACGAAAATAATTCAACGCCATATAGTTTCATACGAATAAATTAACATAACcttaaaactaacaaaaaatacTCTACACACAACAAAACGATAAGAGATGGAAATATTATTGGAGTTAGTTAACCATGTTTTAACAACAGCCTtcactccaaaaaaaaaattcagtaaaaaaaaaacagcctTCACTCATGGACTTGCTTCAGATCTTTCCAATTTTCCATTccagtattttttttgttctgttttgctTATCTAATAGCATCAATTTTTCCATTCTATTTATAAGGACCCGTTTCAAATCTTTCCAATTTTCCATttcagtatttttattttaagtagTTATGTTTTGCTTATTTAATAGCATCAGTGTTTCTATTGCTTTTATAAGAAATGCAACTTCAGATTGCTAGCTATAAACTCTATATATAATTCTATATACAAGAATTAACTTGCTTAGGATGTTAAAATACTGAGATTATAATAAACAGAAGTTAAACTACTTTGATATTATAAGAAAATCTGTTGACTAATTATCAtaattaaattcatatttatacttctcaaatattattatatatagaaaGATGAAGAGTCACATAGCTTAATATGCAATTTAGTAAACATAGAAAACAAATAGATATGCAAAACTTATTATAAACACTACAAGtattgataataaaaatgattgttTCAAAATTAGTTCAAATAAGATAAAGTTAGACTTGACGAgtacaaaaatttatttatataattaaaagtagttaatattttaagttgAAGAATTAGAATATTATCTTCAcatcaaattttcaaagaataCCAgctaaattcaaaaatattcaaatcttAAAAGTAAACTAACATATAACCTCTACCCATCAATATTCTTAAAAgccttaatattttaatacattacTCTTGCAAAAACTCATACAGCACACTCAACATAAAAAACATTtctatagttttatatataatacatcaATCAATATTTGGGAAATGAAGTTGGATTtcatcatatatttaaatatatattatttatttgtaaacatatatttaaaccGGTTTAAATGAAGCTGgatatcttctctgttttgcataTTACAATTCGTAAACCGACGACTATGTCATATCATAAAGTTAACTAACTCCCGGTTAGCTGAATACATTATATTGGCACTAACACAGAAGTCAATAATCGATTGCATATACAGGGTCCAAAACTCATTTTTACGTGCTTAACATGCTTTAATGTATcaaatttatgataaaaataattatgaaaatcaaattaacTAATTAGTACATTCATAATATTGCTAGGTTGAAAAAAATACCAATTGTCTGATagaaagttatatatatatctgataTAATAGTTTTGTATTTCATATctgttttccaaaaaaaaaaacaaattacgaATTAATGTTAACAGCACTATGGTTAAAAAGCCCTGTTCGTTACATCATCGCGAGACGCGGCGGCAGCGGCAAAGAAATGTACTTCTACGGATACAAAAAGCAACAAAACCAAAGGTTCAAGTTGGCGCTGATGATTTATCGGAAGTAAAAAATATGGACGCCGGTGTGGCCATTTTTTTCAGCGTCTCttttacttattattaattGCCGCTGCGTCTAAAAACAAGCTGGAGATGTGTCGCTGGTATCGCGAGTTCTCGTGATGAAAGACTTATTTTTTTATCGCTGCCGCTGCGTCAAGCGATCATGAAACGAACAggtttacaaaaacaaatcaataatCATAGTGCTGTTAACATTAATtcgtaatttgttttttttttgtcgttgATATAATAGATGATTATTGATTTGTTTTCTCATATCTgatataatagttttttataGTTTTGTCGTTCTCTCggtttacaaaaacaaatcaataatCATCTATGAGAAAAATGTTTCTACTTTTTAAGGTTTCAGAAGTTTGTCGATTACATTGCTTATAGATAGCAAATTTAACTATTGTTTGCTTTACTTTATAAGTACCAAAAGCAAATATGTTCACAgtatagaaaaattaaaacactACTACCTATAactgtttaaattatttatattccgCATTCcacccgtagggcgggccggtTCTAGTAAAATATAATAGGGAGCTGTTTGTTTCATCATTTGTCATTTCCATTCAGATGATTCATTTATATGATCTATCTAGATGATCCATTCAGATTTTTGTACATGGTTGTTTGTTCATCCAGATATCTCATCTAGATGAATCATCTAAATGAAtcatatgtttgtttctttattttcatttccaTTCAAATGAGTTTAGTaaacaaattaccaaaataccTTTGTATTAGTTTAATCATATggttgatattatttttaactatatgacatttaattatttagtttaatatatttacattagaattatttcaaaaattaacaaGCTTTTTGGCGGTTTAGGCAGGAAAACAATATTTTCGGTTTTAGCGGACAAACacatttttggttttggtgtgaaaatacaaatatttgattttggcgggaaatacGTTTTTGCGGTAATGATATTTTCagtttggcgggaaaacgagattttcggttttggcggaaaaataaaattttgcggttttggcaggaaacacacattttttggtttttcgcGGAAAATCACATTTTGTGGTTTTGACGGGAAACCGCATTTTTGTGGTTTTCGCGGAAAAACAAGCCttttcggttttggcaggaaacgCGTTTTCgcgggaaaacgagattttggttttggtgggaaaataCGTTTTTGCGGCTTTGACgggaaaatgagattttttcgtttttggcgggaaaacatgtttttgctGTTTTGGCGTGAAAATGAGATTTTTctgttttgacgggaaaataagatttttctGTTTTGGCGAAAACATAAGATTTTTGGTTTTAGCTGGAAAACAAGATTTTGtaattttggcgggaaaacgcgtttttgcggttttggcgggaaaacgagatttttcagttttggcgggaaaacacatttttgcgGGTTTGACatgaaaacaagattttttttcgtttttggcgggaaaacgcgtTTTTGGCtcttttggcgggaaaatgagATTTTCAGTCATGGCgagaaaacaagatttttcggTTTTAGCATGAAAACGAGATTTTgtagttttggcgggaaaacgtgTTTTTGCAGTTTTAGCGGGGAAAGAGATTTTTCggtttggcgggaaaacacatttttgcgTTTTTGGCGTAAAAacacgtttttgcggttttggcgagaacatgagatttttcggtttttgACAGGAAACCCCGTTTTTgctgttttggcgggaaaacgaaATGTTGCGGTTTTCGctggaaaatgaaaatttttcgattttggcgggaaacacacatttttttttgttttggcgaCAAAACGCGTTTTTGCGGAAAatgagatttttgtttttggcgggaaaacacttttttgcggtttttgcttgaaaataagattttttattttggcgggaaacgcgtttttgtggttttggcggaaaaacacGTTTTGGCGGAAAAGCACATTtttgcgggaaattgcgtttttgccgttttggcgggaaacacgtttttgcgagaaaacgagattttcagttttggcgggaaaacaaaattttcggttttggcagaaaaaatgtttttgtggttttgtcAATTTTTACGTGGGATAAAATGACAGTATGTTTAGGTTTATAATTTGTGAATTATATTAGGGGCATAATagacaagaaaattttaatcagaaaaggataaaaaaaaacctaagattaataaaattaaatctaatggcgattaaagctccccggcaacatATTATACCATTTTGAATGAACCATCTCCATTCAAATGATCCAAATTGGTTCATTTGAATGGACTTTAAAATTAAGCTTTGATTTCCAAAAATCATCCGAATGATCCATCTGAAAGAGTTGCATATTTAGTgtgtaaacaaacaaaactctcatcTTCATCCAAATGGCTCATCTAGATGGAGAAACAAACCAGCCCTAGATATAATAGAtatttctctctcttttaaaTGTGTCCACCTCAGCACATGTGTCTcacatttaatttattaatttttatatatattttagttatcgTGTAATATGTCTAATATTTTGAACAAGATATCTTAGTGAAAGAAAGGTAAAAGGTCTcttaacatttttgaaaaaaattccaaaatatataatattaactttgaaaaaaaaaaatccacttaagtttaaaaaagaaaaataatctatataatttttttttataaataacttcaaaattttaggTATATCTAAGATtgtgtaattataaatattttattatttatatttagtaagatataagtttattaaagatatgataagtaaaaatatgttatgtatttatataaatcagaaaaaattatcaccaaagttttaaaattgaataaaatgaagaaaaaatagtagtttatataaatttcaaatttgtaacaatatttcaaaaagttatttttgtCTAGTTGTTAATGTACCTTTTTAAAAAGGTACCACGTCTTTGTTTAAGTCCtggaatgaatatatattaaatatatatatatatatatatcaaaacgacgtcgttttatctTGTTAACAGTTGACTAATTTATGTTAGAATCAATATAGATTTAggcatattttaaaaagttcaggtaattttttaattataattgagtTCATGTCGTACTTGGCACCGACCATGTGTTCGGGTCGTATTTGGCACCACCGAAATTGTTTGGGTCGAAATTAGCACTTTTCACCGTATATCAAAACGACTTCGTTTTATCTTGTTAACGGTTGACTAACTTCTGTTAGAGTCAATGTAGATTTAGGCACGTTTTAAAAAGTTCGGGtaaattttttaagttttaatcaAGTTCAGGTCGTATTTGGCACTGACTATTTGTTCGGGTCGTATTTGGCACGATCGAAATTGTTCAGGTTGGAATAGGCACTTTTCCCGCCTTTGATATATAACTTTTAGAAAATCTGTAGCCCAATAAAAAAAACTCCAAAAGTGATCAAAAAACTTTTTAGTGTCTAATCTTCCCCTTCAATGGAGATGTAGGGTTCCGATGGTTTCAAACTCCTCTGGAAAATAGAGAGTGACCCTTTTGGTTTTCTTGAAGCATTTCATCTTCCTCTACCTCTACAGCTCACCATCTTTAATCAGTTCATCATTAGTGGTACAAAGTCGTCATCTCAAAGACACTCAACGATATCTCAGATTATCACAGCTCCTTAAAAATATCCTTTTTCTGATGCTCCAGTTGCTCAAAACACCATCGGCCACTTATTCTTGGACTCACTCCGGCTTGGTACTCAGTTTGTAGTTGGTCGACTCCTCCGGTTCTAGGTGAAAAGGTAACGACATCTTTCTTCTGTGACCACTGATCTATTACACCTGTCTTTTAATCGATTATCTAACTCTTGTCCGATATCTCTCTTCTGTCCGCTTCTGTCTCAATCTACAAGATTCCCTGATCCACGGCT
It encodes:
- the LOC130510729 gene encoding uncharacterized protein LOC130510729 isoform X2; protein product: MGDTLIQHSVRRRSVVAAGKDSSPKRSLVAAIPRAVHQTIGIAVLLLSSSYVDSEMGSLQGLHQGSADAVSAIIGPHDCRGSHRPIRVKARSPRWYCL
- the LOC130510729 gene encoding uncharacterized protein LOC130510729 isoform X1; this translates as MWTRRWAPYKDFIKAVQMLSRPLLVLTIVEALTDQSESKQEAPGGTASNASSESQSEPQTDSFSIRHQMQLGTHNRRLLVLFGSSMMLDHQPLTQRPILL